One window from the genome of Hoplias malabaricus isolate fHopMal1 chromosome X2, fHopMal1.hap1, whole genome shotgun sequence encodes:
- the LOC136676823 gene encoding carbohydrate deacetylase-like, with product MPQPRVKLVVTGDDFGYCERRNRGIVDCFQSGGISNVSLLVNAVSAEHAAELAKRHHIPIGLHANLSEGAPVCQELRRSTLLNKDGFFYGKMGFREVLQSGQINMAEVEAELRAQVKRFCELTGHLPSHMDGHQHVHILPEVREVFAQVLSDFGITYTRVPVEPGLHSCTFLPPHLRDFYLQVEKDALQSIEVFHRHGIRWPDVYLGLSTMGMNMSLTNLKRALGFALEARTSIAVQPDDLGASDSYRPVSVELMVHPGYPSHPLQGGCGEGPDNFSQSSDRLHELNTLRDPELLSYYKQQGILLCAFNDF from the exons ATGCCTCAGCCCAGGGTGAAGCTGGTGGTGACGGGAGATGATTTCGGTTACTGTGAGCGGAGGAACCGGGGGATTGTGGACTGCTTCCAGAGCGGAGGGATCTCCAACGTGTCTCTGCTCGTCAACGCCGTCTCAGCCGAGCATGCAGCTGAACTGGCCAAGAG GCATCATATTCCCATAGGACTCCATGCAAACCTCTCTGAGGGTGCGCCCGTGTGCCAGGAGCTGAGGAGATCCACACTCCTCAACAAAGATGGCTTCTTTTACGGCAAAATGGGCTTCAGGGAAGTTCTACAGAGTGGCCAGATAAACATGGCAGAG GTGGAGGCAGAGCTTAGGGCTCAGGTTAAGCGTTTCTGTGAGCTCACTGGTCACCTGCCAAGTCACATGGATGGCCATCAGCATGTGCACATCTTGCCAG AGGTGCGTGAAGTGTTTGCACAGGTTCTTTCTGACTTTGGAATCACTTACACACGTGTCCCAGTGGAGCCTGGTCTGCATTCTTGTACGTTTCTACCTCCTCATCTCAGAGACTTCTACTTGCAGGTCGAGAAGGATGCCCTCCAGTCAATTGAGGTCTTCCATCGGCATGGAATCAG ATGGCCAGATGTGTATTTGGGCCTCAGCACTATGGGGATGAATATGTCTCTCACCAACCTCAAAAGAGCCCTGGGCTTTGCTCTGGAGGCTCGGACATCCATAGCAGTGCAGCCTGATGACCTGGGTGCCTCGGATTCATATCGGCCAGTTTCTGTGGAACTGATGGTGCATCCTGGGTATCCAAGTCATCCTCTTCAGGGTGGCTGTGGAGAAGGGCCAGATAACTTCTCTCAGTCCTCAGATCGGCTCCATGAGCTTAACACCCTGAGGGATCCGGAGCTGCTCAGCTACTATAAGCAGCAGGGAATCCTTCTATGTGCCTTCAATGACTTTTAA
- the LOC136676824 gene encoding ubiquitin-conjugating enzyme E2 L3, which yields MAASRRLHKELEEIRKSGMKNFRNIQVDESNILTWQGLIVPDNPPYDKGAFRIEIIFPAEYPFKPPKITFKTKIYHPNIDEKGQVCLPVISAENWKPATKTDQVIQSLIALVNDPQPEHPLRADLAEEYSKDRKKFFKNAEEFTKKHGEKRPVD from the exons GAGCTTGAAGAAATCCGCAAATCTGGAATGAAAAACTTCCGTAACATTCAAGTCGATGAATCTAATATATTGACATGGCAGGGTCTCATTGTTCCA GATAACCCTCCTTATGACAAAGGGGCCTTCAGGATCGAGATCATCTTCCCTGCAGAATATCCTTTCAAACCCCCAAAGATCACATTCAAGACGAAGATTTACCACCCCAACATTGATGAAAAAGGACAGGTCTGCCTGCCTGTCATTAGTGCAGAAAACTGGAAACCAGCTACCAAAACTGACCAAG taaTTCAGTCACTCATCGCCCTGGTGAATGATCCACAGCCAGAACACCCCCTGAGGGCCGACCTAGCAGAAGAATACTCAAAGGACCGTAAAAAATTCTTTAAGAACGCAGAAGAGTTTACAAAGAAACACGGTGAAAAGCGGCCAGTGGACTAA